Proteins co-encoded in one Neovison vison isolate M4711 chromosome 9, ASM_NN_V1, whole genome shotgun sequence genomic window:
- the ALDH1B1 gene encoding aldehyde dehydrogenase X, mitochondrial yields the protein MLRPLVPRLLCLRVQTAPYSSAAALPSPIPNPDIRYNQLFINNEWQDAASKKTFPTVNPATGEVIGHVAEGDRADVDRAVKAAREAFRLGSPWRRMDASERGRLLNRLADLVERNRVYLASLETLDNGKPFQESYALDLDEVIKVYRYFAGWADKWHGKTIPMDGEHFCFTRHEPVGVCGQIIPWNFPLVMQGWKLAPALATGNTVVMKVAEQTPLSALYLASLIKEAGFPPGVVNIVTGYGPTAGAAIAQHMDVDKVAFTGSTEVGHLIQKAAGDSNLKRVTLELGGKSPSIVLADADMDHAVEQCHEALFFNMGQCCCAGSRTFVEESIYDEFLERTVEKAKQRRVGNPFELDTQQGPQVDKEQFERILSYIRLGQKEGAQLLCGGERFGERGFFIKPTVFGGVQDDMRIAREEIFGPVQPLFKFRKMEEVIERANNTRYGLAAAVFTRDLDKAMYFTQALQAGTVWVNTYNIVTCHTPFGGFKESGNGRELGEDGLKAYTEVKTVTIKIPQKNS from the coding sequence ATGCTGCGCCCCCTGGTGCCCCGGCTGCTTTGCCTCCGTGTCCAGACCGCCCCATACTCTTCCGCAGCCGCCCTTCCAAGCCCCATCCCAAACCCAGACATCCGCTACAACCAGCTGTTCATCAACAATGAGTGGCAAGATGCCGCCAGCAAGAAGACCTTCCCGACAGTCAACCCCGCCACGGGAGAGGTCATTGGCCACGTGGCCGAAGGGGATCGGGCTGATGTGGATCGGGCAGTGAAAGCAGCCCGCGAGGCTTTCCGCCTGGGGTCTCCATGGCGCCGGATGGATGCCTCCGAGCGCGGCCGGCTGCTGAACCGCCTGGCAGACCTAGTGGAGCGGAATCGTGTCTACCTGGCTTCACTGGAGACGTTGGACAATGGGAAGCCTTTCCAGGAGTCCTATGCCTTGGACCTGGATGAGGTCATCAAAGTATACCGGTACTTTGCTGGCTGGGCTGACAAGTGGCACGGCAAGACCATCCCCATGGATGGAGAGCATTTCTGCTTCACCCGCCACGAGCCTGTTGGCGTCTGCGGCCAGATCATCCCATGGAACTTCCCCTTGGTCATGCAGGGCTGGAAGCTCGCCCCGGCACTGGCCACCGGCAACACTGTGGTCATGAAGGTGGCAGAGCAGACCCCCCTTTCTGCCCTGTACTTGGCCTCCCTCATCAAAGAGGCGGGCTTTCCCCCTGGGGTGGTGAACATTGTCACTGGCTACGGCCCCACGGCGGGTGCCGCCATCGCCCAGCACATGGATGTCGACAAGGTCGCCTTCACCGGCTCTACTGAGGTGGGCCACCTGATCCAGAAGGCGGCTGGTGATTCCAACCTGAAGAGAGTCACCCTGGAGCTGGGTGGGAAGAGCCCCAGCATCGTGTTGGCCGACGCGGACATGGACCACGCCGTGGAGCAGTGCCACGAAGCCCTGTTCTTCAACATGGGCCAGTGCTGCTGTGCGGGCTCCCGGACCTTCGTTGAAGAATCCATCTACGACGAATTTCTTGAGAGAACCGTGGAGAAGGCTAAGCAGAGAAGAGTTGGGAATCCCTTTGAGCTGGACACCCAGCAGGGGCCCCAGGTGGATAAAGAGCAGTTTGAACGAATCCTGAGCTACATCCGTCTTGGCCAGAAGGAGGGGGCACAACTTCTCTGCGGCGGGGAACGTTTTGGGGAGCGCGGTTTCTTCATCAAGCCCACGGTCTTTGGCGGCGTGCAGGATGACATGAGGATCGCCAGAGAGGAGATCTTTGGGCCTGTGCAGCCCTTATTTAAATTCAGGAAGATGGAGGAGGTGATTGAGAGGGCCAACAATACCAGGTATGGCTTGGCTGCCGCCGTGTTCACCCGGGACCTGGACAAGGCCATGTACTTCACACAGGCGCTCCAGGCCGGCACCGTGTGGGTGAACACCTACAACATTGTCACCTGCCACACGCCCTTTGGAGGGTTTAAGGAATCTGGCaatgggagggagctgggggaggatGGGCTTAAGGCCTACACGGAGGTGAAGACAGTTACCATCAAGATTCCTCAAAAGAACTCGTAA